A DNA window from Thermus tengchongensis contains the following coding sequences:
- a CDS encoding glycine C-acetyltransferase: MSVSLRARVESELERLRGEGLYIRPRVLEAPQEPVTRVEGREVVNLASNNYLGFANHPYLKEKARQYLERWGAGSGAVRTIAGTFTYHLELEEALARFKGTESALVFQSGFTANQGVLGALLQEGDLVFSDELNHASIIDGLRLTKATRLVYRHADVDHLEELLKAHDTDGLKLIVTDGVFSMDGDIAPLDRIVPLAKRYGAVVYVDDAHGSGVLGEMGKGTVHHFGFHADPDVIQVATLSKAWAVVGGYAAGALELKDLLVNKARPFLFSTSHPPAVVGALLGALELIQKEPERVERLWANTRYFKQELARMGYDTLGSQTPITPVLFGEAPLAFEASRLLLEEGVFAVGIGFPTVPRGKARIRNIVTAAHTEEMLDRALEAYQKVGRKLGVIR, translated from the coding sequence ATGAGCGTGTCCTTGCGCGCCCGCGTGGAAAGCGAGCTGGAGCGGCTACGGGGAGAGGGGCTTTACATCCGCCCCAGGGTCCTCGAGGCCCCCCAGGAGCCCGTGACCCGGGTGGAGGGACGGGAAGTGGTGAACCTCGCCTCCAACAACTACCTGGGCTTCGCCAACCACCCCTACCTGAAGGAGAAGGCCCGCCAGTACCTGGAGCGCTGGGGGGCAGGAAGCGGGGCGGTGCGCACCATCGCCGGCACCTTCACCTACCACCTGGAGCTGGAGGAGGCCTTAGCCCGCTTCAAGGGCACGGAAAGCGCCCTGGTCTTCCAGTCCGGCTTCACCGCCAACCAAGGGGTGCTGGGGGCGCTTCTCCAGGAGGGGGACCTGGTCTTCTCCGACGAGCTCAACCACGCCAGCATCATCGACGGCCTCCGCCTCACCAAGGCCACCCGTCTGGTCTACCGCCACGCGGATGTGGACCACCTGGAAGAGCTCCTGAAGGCCCACGACACCGATGGCCTCAAGCTCATCGTCACCGACGGGGTCTTCTCCATGGACGGGGACATCGCCCCCCTGGACCGGATCGTGCCCCTGGCCAAGCGCTACGGGGCGGTGGTCTACGTGGACGACGCCCACGGGAGCGGGGTCCTGGGGGAGATGGGCAAGGGCACGGTGCACCACTTTGGCTTCCACGCCGACCCCGACGTCATCCAGGTGGCCACCCTCTCCAAGGCCTGGGCGGTGGTGGGGGGGTACGCCGCCGGGGCCCTAGAGCTCAAGGACCTCCTCGTCAACAAGGCGAGGCCCTTCCTCTTCTCCACCAGCCATCCCCCGGCGGTGGTGGGGGCCCTCCTAGGGGCCCTGGAGCTCATCCAGAAGGAACCCGAGCGGGTGGAGCGCCTTTGGGCCAACACCCGCTACTTCAAGCAGGAGCTTGCCCGGATGGGCTACGACACCCTGGGGAGCCAGACCCCCATCACCCCGGTACTCTTCGGGGAGGCCCCCTTGGCCTTTGAAGCCAGCCGCCTCCTCCTGGAAGAGGGGGTCTTCGCCGTGGGCATCGGCTTCCCCACGGTGCCCCGGGGCAAGGCCAGGATCCGCAACATCGTCACCGCCGCCCACACGGAGGAGATGCTGGACCGGGCCCTCGAGGCCTACCAGAAGGTGGGCAGGAAGCTGGGCGTCATCCGCTAG
- a CDS encoding alcohol dehydrogenase family protein, translated as MKAVVYGGPFQVAVAEVPEPRLEAETDAIVEVELAAICGSDLHIYHGKIAGVLPGTVLGHEFVGRIVEKGPLVPFAVGERVVGSFQVACGECPACRRGQYFACLRGGVFGFGLALGNLQGAQAQRVRVPFARQSLFPIGDLPAEEAILAGDILTTAYGGVRPFLSPGMSVAVVGSGPVGLMAQMVAHALGAGQVFAIDPEESRLEKAKALGSLPLNPKAEDPVARVRRETEGLGADLVVEAVGGEGEALALALRLAGPGGVVSSLGVPTAERLDYPWLSAFSRGITFRSALANIPRWIGEVLALQRAGRLRGSFVFSHRLPLEEAPEGYRLFHERQASKVALVP; from the coding sequence ATGAAGGCCGTGGTGTACGGGGGCCCTTTCCAGGTGGCGGTGGCGGAGGTGCCCGAGCCCCGGCTGGAGGCGGAAACCGACGCCATCGTAGAGGTGGAGCTCGCCGCCATCTGCGGCTCCGATCTGCACATCTACCACGGCAAGATCGCCGGGGTCCTGCCGGGCACGGTCTTGGGCCACGAGTTCGTGGGGCGCATCGTGGAGAAAGGCCCCCTGGTGCCCTTCGCCGTGGGGGAGCGGGTGGTGGGGAGCTTCCAGGTGGCCTGCGGGGAGTGCCCCGCCTGCCGCAGGGGCCAGTACTTCGCCTGCCTTAGGGGAGGCGTCTTTGGCTTCGGCCTCGCCCTCGGGAACCTACAGGGGGCCCAGGCGCAAAGGGTGCGGGTGCCCTTCGCCCGCCAAAGCCTCTTCCCCATCGGGGACCTGCCCGCAGAGGAGGCCATCCTGGCCGGGGACATCCTCACCACCGCCTACGGGGGGGTAAGGCCCTTCCTCTCCCCGGGGATGAGCGTGGCCGTGGTGGGCTCGGGGCCGGTGGGTCTCATGGCCCAGATGGTGGCCCACGCCTTGGGGGCAGGGCAGGTCTTCGCCATCGACCCCGAGGAAAGCCGCCTGGAGAAGGCCAAGGCCCTGGGGAGCCTGCCCCTAAACCCCAAGGCGGAAGACCCCGTGGCCCGGGTGCGCCGGGAGACGGAGGGCCTGGGGGCGGATCTGGTGGTGGAGGCGGTGGGCGGGGAGGGGGAGGCCCTGGCCCTGGCCCTGCGCCTGGCGGGGCCCGGGGGGGTGGTGTCCAGCCTGGGGGTGCCCACGGCGGAAAGGCTGGACTACCCCTGGCTTTCCGCCTTCAGCCGGGGGATCACCTTCCGGAGCGCCCTGGCCAACATCCCCCGCTGGATCGGGGAGGTGCTGGCCCTGCAGAGGGCAGGAAGGCTCCGGGGAAGCTTCGTCTTCAGCCACCGCCTGCCCCTCGAGGAGGCCCCCGAGGGCTACCGCCTCTTCCACGAACGCCAGGCCAGCAAGGTGGCCCTGGTGCCCTAA
- a CDS encoding SCP2 sterol-binding domain-containing protein produces the protein MQLFSETWAQAYCQKLNASEAYQKAAATWEGSLALRVRPDPSQGLPQGVAVVLDLWHGACRGVEVVEGEVEADFVIEADLATWQEVLEGRLEPLTALMRGFLELKRGSLAALAPYAQAAQELVRVAREVA, from the coding sequence ATGCAGCTTTTTAGCGAAACCTGGGCCCAGGCTTACTGCCAGAAGCTCAACGCCAGCGAGGCCTACCAGAAGGCGGCCGCCACCTGGGAGGGCTCCTTGGCCTTGAGGGTGCGCCCTGACCCCTCCCAGGGCCTCCCCCAGGGGGTGGCGGTGGTTCTGGACCTCTGGCACGGGGCCTGCCGGGGGGTAGAGGTGGTGGAAGGGGAGGTGGAGGCGGACTTCGTGATCGAGGCGGACCTCGCCACCTGGCAGGAGGTCCTGGAAGGGCGCCTCGAGCCCCTCACCGCCCTGATGCGGGGGTTTCTGGAGCTAAAGCGGGGCTCCCTCGCCGCTTTGGCCCCCTATGCCCAGGCGGCCCAGGAGCTCGTTAGGGTAGCCCGGGAGGTGGCATGA
- a CDS encoding TaqI-like C-terminal specificity domain-containing protein, with translation MAGPPLAASHRSLGQVPTPKALVDFMVGLAEAPKGGRVLEPACAHGPFLRAFREAHGTGYRFLGVEVDPLALDLPPWANGVRADFLLWEPGEAFDLILGNPPYGALGAGARLSPERRKAYRERFATWWGRYNLYGAFLEKGVRLLKPGGLLVYVVPAGWMVLEEFQRLRAFLAREGALEVFYLGRAFPGLKVRAAVLRFRKGGKGLRLYDAEALGQGHPPLLLLEEPAWQGEMVRFPHREALALEGEGLPLGEVFRIRFAARSPEVKAHPLTQTRPGPGLVPVLTGRNLLPGEVDYETPHSGLYFPKEAAGLLKPFYATPHLVVGHTRHYRVVAAWDGRAYPWREEFHLLPKEGVRLDPEALVAYLNGPEIQAYYRGLYREVVPHLTRPMLERLPLPKGLVSAR, from the coding sequence ATGGCTGGCCCTCCCCTTGCCGCCTCCCACCGGAGCCTGGGCCAGGTGCCCACCCCCAAGGCCCTGGTGGACTTTATGGTGGGCCTGGCCGAGGCCCCCAAAGGGGGGCGGGTGCTGGAACCCGCCTGCGCCCACGGGCCCTTCCTCCGGGCCTTCCGGGAGGCCCACGGCACCGGCTACCGCTTCCTGGGGGTAGAGGTGGACCCTCTGGCCCTGGACCTTCCCCCCTGGGCCAATGGGGTGCGGGCGGACTTCCTCCTTTGGGAGCCGGGGGAAGCCTTCGACCTCATTTTGGGCAACCCCCCCTACGGGGCCCTGGGGGCGGGGGCAAGGCTTTCCCCCGAGCGCCGCAAGGCCTACCGGGAGCGCTTCGCCACCTGGTGGGGGCGGTACAACCTCTACGGGGCCTTCCTGGAGAAGGGGGTGCGCCTCCTCAAACCTGGCGGGCTCCTGGTCTACGTGGTCCCCGCGGGCTGGATGGTCCTGGAGGAGTTCCAAAGGCTCCGGGCCTTCCTGGCCCGGGAAGGGGCTTTGGAGGTCTTCTACCTGGGCCGGGCCTTTCCCGGGCTCAAGGTGCGGGCCGCGGTCCTGCGCTTCCGCAAAGGAGGAAAGGGGCTTCGCCTCTACGACGCCGAAGCCCTGGGGCAGGGCCATCCCCCCCTTCTCCTCCTGGAAGAACCCGCCTGGCAGGGGGAAATGGTGCGCTTTCCCCACCGGGAGGCCCTGGCCCTGGAGGGGGAAGGCCTCCCCTTGGGGGAGGTCTTCCGCATCCGCTTCGCCGCCAGGAGCCCGGAGGTCAAGGCCCACCCCCTGACCCAAACCCGGCCAGGCCCCGGCCTGGTGCCCGTCCTCACCGGGAGGAACCTCCTGCCGGGGGAGGTGGACTACGAAACCCCCCACTCCGGCCTCTACTTTCCCAAGGAGGCCGCAGGCCTCCTCAAGCCCTTCTACGCCACCCCCCACCTGGTGGTGGGCCACACCCGCCACTACCGGGTGGTGGCCGCCTGGGACGGGCGGGCTTACCCTTGGCGGGAGGAGTTCCACCTCCTCCCCAAGGAGGGGGTGCGCCTGGACCCGGAGGCCCTGGTGGCCTACCTGAACGGGCCCGAGATCCAGGCCTACTACCGGGGCCTCTACCGGGAGGTGGTGCCCCACCTCACCCGGCCCATGCTGGAGCGCCTGCCCCTGCCCAAAGGCCTCGTCAGCGCCCGGTGA
- a CDS encoding DNA topoisomerase subunit B — translation MSYDASAIKVLKGLEGVRHRPAMYIGGTGVEGYHHLFKEILDNAVDEALAGYATEIVTTLHADGSLSVEDNGRGIPVDLMPEEGKPAVEVIYTTLHSGGKFESGAYKVSGGLHGVGASVVNALSEWTVVEVFREGKHHRIAFSRGEVTEPLSVVGPAPKGKTGTRVTFKPDPLIFGNQTFDPSKIRARLREVSYLVAGLKLLFKDLQHGREEVFLDKGGVASFAKALAEGEELLYERPFLLRGQDGDVEVEVGLIHTKGYNAEILTYANMIPTRDGGTHLTAFKSAYSRALNQYAKKAGLNKEKGPQPTGDDLLEGLYAVVSVKLPQPQFEGQTKGKLLNPEAGSAVSQVVYEKFLEILEENPRIAKTIYEKALRAAQAREAARKARELVRRQNPLESDDLPGKLADCQTENPEEAELFIVEGDSAGGSAKQGRDRRFQAILPLRGKILNVEKASLSKALKNAEVRAMVAAIGAGIGGTGDEAHFDLEGLRYHKIIIMTDADVDGSHIRTLLLTFFYRYMRPLIERGYVYIAQPPLYRLQVGKRVEYLYSDEELSARLKELEGKSYEVQRFKGLGEMNPEQLWETTMNPEKRVLKRVELQDALEASELFERLMGQDVAPRREFIEEHARYAELDI, via the coding sequence GTGAGCTACGACGCATCCGCCATTAAGGTGCTCAAGGGGCTGGAAGGGGTGCGCCACCGCCCGGCCATGTACATCGGCGGCACGGGGGTGGAGGGGTACCACCACCTCTTCAAGGAGATCCTGGACAACGCCGTGGACGAGGCCCTGGCGGGCTACGCCACGGAGATCGTCACCACCCTGCACGCGGACGGCTCCCTCAGCGTGGAGGACAACGGCCGGGGCATCCCCGTGGACCTCATGCCCGAGGAGGGGAAGCCCGCGGTGGAGGTCATCTACACCACCTTGCACTCAGGAGGCAAGTTTGAGAGCGGGGCCTACAAGGTTTCCGGGGGCCTGCACGGGGTGGGGGCCAGCGTGGTGAACGCCCTCTCCGAGTGGACGGTGGTGGAGGTCTTCCGGGAGGGCAAGCACCACCGCATCGCCTTCAGCCGGGGCGAGGTCACCGAACCCCTCTCCGTGGTGGGGCCCGCTCCCAAGGGCAAGACCGGCACCCGGGTCACCTTCAAACCCGACCCCCTGATCTTCGGCAACCAAACCTTTGACCCCAGCAAGATCAGGGCCCGCCTGCGGGAGGTGAGCTACCTGGTGGCGGGGCTCAAGCTCCTCTTTAAAGACCTCCAGCACGGGCGGGAGGAGGTCTTCCTGGACAAAGGGGGCGTGGCCTCCTTCGCCAAGGCCCTGGCGGAAGGGGAGGAGCTCCTCTACGAGCGGCCCTTCCTCCTCCGGGGCCAGGACGGGGACGTGGAGGTGGAGGTGGGCCTCATCCACACCAAGGGGTACAACGCCGAGATCCTCACCTACGCCAACATGATCCCCACCCGGGACGGGGGCACCCACCTCACCGCCTTCAAGAGCGCCTACAGCCGCGCCCTGAACCAGTACGCCAAAAAGGCGGGCCTCAACAAGGAAAAAGGCCCCCAGCCCACGGGGGACGACCTCCTGGAGGGGCTTTATGCGGTGGTGAGCGTGAAGCTCCCCCAGCCGCAGTTTGAGGGGCAGACCAAGGGGAAGCTTCTAAACCCCGAGGCGGGAAGCGCTGTAAGCCAGGTGGTCTACGAGAAGTTCCTGGAAATCCTGGAGGAGAACCCCCGCATCGCCAAGACTATCTACGAGAAGGCCCTGCGGGCGGCCCAGGCCCGAGAGGCGGCCAGGAAAGCCCGGGAGCTGGTACGCCGCCAAAACCCCCTGGAGTCCGACGACCTTCCCGGGAAGCTCGCCGACTGCCAGACGGAAAACCCCGAGGAAGCGGAGCTTTTCATCGTGGAGGGGGACTCGGCCGGGGGAAGCGCCAAGCAGGGCCGGGACCGCCGCTTCCAGGCCATCCTGCCCCTTAGGGGCAAGATCCTGAACGTGGAGAAGGCCAGCCTCTCCAAGGCCCTGAAAAACGCCGAGGTGCGGGCCATGGTGGCGGCCATCGGGGCGGGGATCGGGGGCACGGGGGACGAGGCCCACTTTGACCTCGAGGGCCTCCGCTACCACAAGATCATCATCATGACCGATGCCGACGTGGACGGGAGCCACATCCGCACCCTTCTCCTCACCTTCTTCTACCGCTACATGCGCCCCCTTATCGAAAGGGGCTACGTCTACATCGCCCAGCCTCCCCTCTACCGCCTGCAGGTGGGGAAGCGGGTGGAGTACCTCTACTCCGACGAGGAGCTTTCCGCCCGCCTGAAGGAGCTGGAAGGCAAAAGCTACGAGGTGCAGCGCTTCAAGGGCCTGGGGGAGATGAACCCCGAGCAGCTTTGGGAGACCACCATGAACCCGGAGAAAAGGGTGTTGAAGCGGGTGGAGCTCCAGGACGCCCTCGAGGCCAGCGAGCTCTTCGAACGGCTCATGGGCCAGGATGTGGCCCCCAGGCGGGAGTTCATCGAGGAGCACGCCCGCTACGCGGAGCTGGACATCTAA
- a CDS encoding LptF/LptG family permease, protein MLGRYVLKEVLVPYGVGVLLFTALLTFDLLSSLSGVLLSRGAGVEAIAKLILYRLPWTLSLALPLGLVFAILVGLARLIRQSELKAAYAAGVPPWALLKPLALLALLVSLFNLLNLAELRPRALEAYDQHLARLLYGEGGLSGVLRKQLYAAEGLGVYYAEEVRPEVGQNRLYGLRVVDERGRIYSAQEGVWDKEGWHFRGYVLEGGKPKPFAGTLPFPAQFRPKESLGSRDPYDSTTLRELWERSRVEPSARFALYRRLSDALGGFFLGLVAAALGLSFREAAWAFLSIVLLIFGYYVLWTLSAQLARYDVNPLLAFLPNAFYGLLALFLTWRLR, encoded by the coding sequence GTGCTGGGCCGGTATGTCCTCAAGGAGGTCCTGGTTCCCTACGGGGTGGGGGTCCTCCTCTTCACCGCCCTCCTCACCTTTGACCTCCTCTCCAGCCTCTCGGGGGTGCTCCTAAGCCGGGGAGCCGGCGTGGAGGCCATCGCCAAGCTCATCCTCTACCGCCTGCCCTGGACCCTAAGCCTGGCCCTTCCCTTGGGCCTGGTCTTCGCCATCCTGGTGGGCCTGGCCCGCCTCATCCGCCAATCGGAGCTGAAGGCAGCCTACGCCGCCGGGGTGCCCCCCTGGGCCCTTCTGAAACCCCTAGCCCTTCTGGCCCTTCTGGTGAGCCTCTTCAACCTCCTCAACCTGGCCGAGCTGCGCCCCCGGGCCCTCGAGGCCTACGACCAGCACCTGGCCCGGCTCCTCTATGGGGAAGGAGGCCTAAGCGGGGTGTTGCGCAAGCAACTTTACGCCGCGGAGGGCCTCGGGGTCTACTACGCGGAGGAGGTGCGGCCCGAGGTGGGGCAAAACCGCCTCTACGGCCTCCGGGTGGTGGACGAAAGGGGCCGGATCTACAGCGCCCAGGAAGGAGTCTGGGACAAGGAGGGGTGGCACTTCCGGGGATACGTCCTGGAGGGGGGAAAACCCAAGCCCTTTGCCGGCACCCTTCCCTTTCCCGCCCAGTTCCGCCCCAAGGAAAGCCTGGGCTCCCGCGATCCCTACGACTCCACCACCCTCAGGGAGCTTTGGGAAAGGAGCCGGGTGGAGCCCAGCGCCCGCTTCGCCCTGTACCGCCGGCTTTCGGATGCCCTCGGGGGCTTCTTCTTGGGTCTGGTGGCGGCGGCCTTGGGGCTTTCCTTCCGGGAGGCTGCCTGGGCCTTCTTAAGCATCGTCCTCCTCATCTTCGGCTACTACGTGCTGTGGACCTTAAGCGCCCAGCTTGCCCGCTACGACGTGAACCCCCTTTTGGCCTTCCTCCCCAACGCCTTTTACGGGCTTTTGGCCCTCTTCCTCACCTGGAGGCTTAGATGA
- a CDS encoding DUF4032 domain-containing protein, protein MRGVWQAETEAERLERRVRFQELLYRLRGEPDTLLPFHQALALRPKGEHHLGLRTIEVEKVVGSVDRYEDFDRHFLPKTPHTLERWKRLRALELTGMEFPPIEVYQVGEAYFVKDGNHRVALAKATGQRFIDAYVIALEVPVPVAPGDTPKDLILKAEYAHFLERTQLKELVPEAEAIRFTALGRYDLLLDHIATRRYFKGLEEGREIPWEEAVVDWYRNLYRPTVEAIRRLGLLRDFPGRTEADLYLWVMDHRYFLAQELGMDLGPEEAVRSYEARFGPWWKRLGGGLKRLLFVGPRAP, encoded by the coding sequence ATGAGGGGGGTGTGGCAGGCGGAAACCGAGGCCGAGCGGCTGGAGCGGCGGGTGAGGTTCCAGGAGCTCCTCTACCGCCTCCGGGGGGAGCCGGACACCCTGCTGCCCTTCCACCAGGCCCTGGCCCTCAGGCCCAAAGGGGAGCACCACTTGGGTCTACGGACCATCGAGGTGGAGAAGGTGGTGGGCTCGGTGGACCGCTACGAGGACTTCGACCGCCACTTCCTGCCCAAGACCCCCCACACCCTGGAGCGCTGGAAGCGCCTGCGGGCGCTGGAGCTTACGGGGATGGAGTTCCCCCCCATCGAGGTCTACCAGGTGGGCGAAGCCTATTTCGTCAAGGACGGAAACCACCGGGTGGCCCTGGCCAAGGCCACGGGGCAGAGGTTTATCGACGCCTACGTCATCGCCCTGGAGGTGCCCGTGCCCGTGGCCCCCGGGGACACCCCCAAGGACCTCATCCTGAAGGCGGAGTACGCCCACTTCCTGGAGCGAACCCAGCTCAAAGAGCTGGTGCCGGAGGCGGAGGCGATCCGCTTCACCGCCTTGGGCCGCTACGACCTCCTCCTGGACCACATCGCCACCCGGCGCTACTTCAAGGGTTTGGAGGAGGGGCGGGAGATCCCCTGGGAGGAGGCGGTGGTGGACTGGTACCGCAACCTTTACCGGCCCACGGTGGAGGCCATCCGCCGCCTAGGGCTTCTTCGGGACTTCCCCGGCCGCACCGAGGCCGACCTTTACCTCTGGGTGATGGACCACCGCTACTTCCTGGCCCAGGAGCTGGGGATGGACCTAGGCCCTGAGGAAGCCGTTCGCTCCTACGAGGCCAGGTTCGGGCCCTGGTGGAAGCGGCTTGGGGGAGGCCTGAAGCGCTTGCTTTTCGTCGGTCCTCGAGCGCCTTAA
- the hrpB gene encoding ATP-dependent helicase HrpB: MADWLDQGVALLRQEGRLLLVAPPGAGKSTLFTLRVLQALPGKVLLFEPRRVAARAVAARLAENLGEPLGQTVGYRVRLEGKESGATRLLVMTEGLLTRLLLEDPALEGVSAVLLDEAHERHLETDLALALLLRVQETLRPDLRLALLTATPDEDLRRAFSGAVLEVEGESHPVEVFHLPKAPQGPLEPLAARYAREAFLEGEGDVLVFLPGKREIERVQRLLEGLPAFPLHGGLPLSEQAALLRPGPRRIVLATDVAETSLTLPGVRRVVDTGLAKKPRFDPRTGLTRLALVRIPEASARQRAGRAGRTGPGRVYRLYPEGPFPPGRPEVLEADLSRALLLSLAFGERLEALPLPTPPPQGALEAAWNLLGLLGAVAGERLTPLGRRMLLLPTHPRLARMVLEAESLGFLALATDLLALLEERDPLEGEPDLLEKLSGLLEARRAGRGAFLGVERVAALWRGRLGVAPLKSLPAPEAVGRLLLAAYPDRAAERVAPGRYRLATGPLLRLPRDGPPYLVAVGAEAGPKEGRVLLFAPLAREDLLERAEVAAWTGWEEGRLKGYLERRYGAILLERVAVDPGPPTEAHLREALKEGLPLPEEARQVLLRLAFLKAHGVAVPELSEEALLEDLSWLLPWTEGVRRKEDLAALPWKEILLSLLGEARRVLEELAPEALSLPSGKRKRLEYRPDAPPLLALRVQEAFGLRETPKVLGGKVPVAVALLSPAGRPVQVTQDLEGFWERHYPKVRQELMRRYPKHPWPERP, translated from the coding sequence ATGGCCGACTGGCTGGACCAAGGGGTGGCCCTCCTAAGGCAGGAGGGCCGCCTCCTCCTGGTGGCCCCCCCGGGGGCGGGGAAGAGCACCCTTTTCACCCTCAGGGTGCTCCAGGCCCTTCCCGGAAAGGTGCTCCTCTTTGAGCCCCGGCGGGTGGCGGCCCGGGCAGTGGCGGCCAGGCTGGCGGAGAACCTGGGGGAGCCCCTGGGCCAAACCGTGGGCTACCGGGTGCGCCTGGAGGGGAAGGAAAGCGGGGCCACCCGGCTCCTGGTCATGACCGAGGGCCTCCTCACGAGGCTCCTCTTGGAAGACCCTGCCCTCGAGGGGGTTTCCGCCGTCCTCCTGGACGAGGCCCACGAGCGCCACCTGGAAACCGACCTGGCCCTGGCCCTCCTCCTCAGGGTGCAGGAGACCCTGCGGCCCGACCTGAGGCTTGCCCTCCTCACCGCCACCCCGGACGAGGACCTGAGGCGGGCCTTTTCCGGGGCGGTTCTGGAGGTGGAAGGGGAGAGCCACCCGGTGGAGGTCTTCCACCTGCCCAAAGCCCCCCAAGGCCCCCTGGAACCCCTGGCCGCCCGCTACGCCCGGGAGGCCTTCTTGGAGGGCGAGGGGGATGTTTTGGTCTTCCTGCCGGGCAAGAGGGAAATAGAAAGGGTCCAAAGGCTCTTGGAAGGCCTCCCCGCCTTCCCCCTCCACGGGGGGCTTCCCCTTTCGGAGCAAGCGGCCCTCCTCCGGCCTGGCCCCCGCAGGATCGTCCTGGCCACGGACGTGGCCGAGACCAGCCTCACCCTGCCAGGGGTGCGGCGGGTGGTGGACACAGGGCTCGCCAAGAAGCCCCGCTTTGACCCCCGCACCGGCCTCACCCGCCTGGCCCTGGTGAGGATCCCCGAGGCCTCCGCCCGGCAACGGGCGGGGCGGGCCGGGCGCACGGGGCCGGGGCGGGTCTACCGCCTCTACCCCGAGGGCCCCTTTCCCCCAGGAAGGCCCGAGGTGCTGGAGGCGGACCTCTCCCGGGCCCTCCTCCTCTCCCTGGCCTTCGGGGAGAGGCTGGAGGCCCTCCCCCTCCCCACCCCGCCCCCCCAAGGGGCCCTCGAGGCCGCCTGGAACCTCCTCGGGCTCCTGGGGGCGGTGGCGGGGGAGCGCCTCACCCCCTTGGGGCGGAGGATGCTCCTCCTGCCCACCCACCCCCGCCTGGCCCGCATGGTCCTGGAGGCGGAAAGCCTGGGCTTCCTCGCTTTGGCCACCGACCTCCTGGCCCTTTTGGAGGAGCGGGACCCCTTGGAGGGGGAGCCCGACCTCCTGGAGAAGCTTTCCGGGCTCCTCGAGGCCCGTCGGGCGGGGCGGGGAGCCTTTTTGGGGGTGGAGCGGGTCGCCGCCCTCTGGCGGGGAAGGCTAGGGGTGGCGCCCCTAAAAAGCCTCCCCGCCCCGGAGGCGGTGGGCAGGCTCCTCCTGGCCGCCTACCCCGACCGGGCGGCGGAACGGGTGGCCCCCGGGCGCTACCGCCTGGCCACGGGGCCCCTCCTCCGCCTCCCGCGGGATGGCCCCCCCTACCTGGTGGCGGTGGGGGCGGAGGCGGGCCCCAAGGAGGGCCGCGTCCTCCTCTTTGCCCCCCTGGCCCGGGAAGACCTCCTGGAACGGGCCGAGGTGGCCGCCTGGACGGGGTGGGAGGAGGGAAGGCTCAAGGGCTACCTGGAGCGGCGCTACGGGGCCATCCTGCTGGAGCGGGTGGCGGTGGACCCCGGCCCTCCCACGGAGGCCCACCTGCGGGAGGCCCTGAAGGAGGGGCTTCCCCTCCCCGAGGAGGCCCGGCAGGTCCTCCTGCGCCTAGCCTTCCTAAAAGCCCACGGGGTGGCGGTGCCGGAGCTTTCCGAGGAAGCCCTCCTGGAAGACCTCTCCTGGCTCCTCCCCTGGACGGAAGGGGTGAGGCGGAAGGAGGACCTAGCGGCCCTTCCTTGGAAGGAGATCCTCCTCTCCCTCCTGGGCGAAGCCCGGAGGGTCTTAGAGGAGCTCGCCCCTGAGGCCCTTTCCCTGCCCTCGGGGAAGCGGAAGCGCCTGGAGTACCGCCCAGACGCCCCGCCCCTCCTGGCCCTGCGGGTCCAGGAGGCCTTCGGCCTGCGGGAAACCCCCAAGGTGCTTGGGGGGAAGGTGCCGGTGGCGGTGGCCCTCCTCTCCCCCGCGGGGCGGCCGGTGCAGGTGACCCAGGACCTCGAGGGCTTCTGGGAGCGGCACTACCCCAAGGTGCGCCAGGAGCTCATGCGCCGCTACCCCAAGCACCCTTGGCCGGAGCGCCCCTAA